From a region of the Coffea arabica cultivar ET-39 chromosome 3e, Coffea Arabica ET-39 HiFi, whole genome shotgun sequence genome:
- the LOC113736598 gene encoding large ribosomal subunit protein uL14mz-like, with the protein MAASSASKLFRAGRSLLGGLKDPNGSIGLSKDLPRSYLFSQQQRTFIQMRTNLKVVDNSGAKRVMCIQALKGKRGARLGDTIVASVKEAQPGGKVKKGQVVYGVVVRAAMQRGRSDGSEIKFDDNAVVLVNKQGEPIGTRVFGPVPHELRKKKHVKILSLAQHIA; encoded by the exons ATGGCTGCATCGTCTGCTTCAAAATTGTTTCGCG CTGGTCGTTCATTGCTTGGGGGCCTGAAGGATCCTAATGGGTCAATAGGATTGTCAAAGGACTTGCCCAGAAGTTATCTATTTTCTCAG CAACAAAGGACTTTTATACAGATGAGGACCAATCTCAAAGTCGTGGACAACTCGGGGGCAAAAAGGGTAATGTGCATACAGgctttaaaaggaaaaagaggagcCAGATTGGGAGACACGATAGTAGCATCAGTGAAGGAAGCGCAGCCTGGTGGGAAAGTGAAAAAAGGACAAGTTGTTTATGGTGTCGTCGTTCGTGCAGCCATGCAGCGAGGCCGTAGTGATGGGAGTGAAATCAAGTTTGATGATAACGCTGTCGTACTTGTGAATAAGCAAGGAGAACCAATTGGAACCAGAGTCTTTGGCCCCGTTCCACACGAGCTGAGGAAGAAGAAGCATGTTAAGATTCTTAGTCTTGCACAGCATATTGCTTGA